One stretch of Marinobacterium iners DNA includes these proteins:
- a CDS encoding ABC transporter substrate-binding protein, translated as MSGLMLRCLRGFGRSLLLGLLLASASAQSAPQRILSLDLCMDWLLALHAKPEQVAALSPTHRRYQLPFDMPDWPLHDGSLEQIYQLQPDLILVGEYNALLLRRRLGALSLPVVDLSLPTSLAEIEVYERQFLELIGQPPSRARPAPAPAQPAGDAPRLLLLGANGIGTGAGTFEDQILRQAGWHNYLRDAGYVRLDLEQLVADPPDAILWSAPASPSLASRFAEHPALQQVVTQEGWLSTDYWRWQCPGPWTWELIEQLKRKRVQ; from the coding sequence ATGTCTGGCCTGATGCTCCGCTGCTTGCGGGGCTTCGGGCGGTCTCTGTTGCTGGGGCTGCTGCTTGCCAGCGCCAGTGCCCAGTCAGCCCCCCAGCGCATCCTGTCGCTGGATCTGTGCATGGACTGGCTGTTGGCGTTGCATGCAAAACCTGAGCAGGTTGCCGCCTTGTCGCCAACTCATCGGCGCTATCAGCTGCCTTTTGATATGCCTGACTGGCCGCTGCACGATGGCTCGCTGGAGCAGATTTATCAATTGCAGCCAGACCTGATTCTGGTGGGTGAGTACAACGCATTGCTGTTGCGTCGCCGTCTTGGGGCGCTGTCCCTTCCGGTGGTGGACCTGTCCCTGCCGACCAGCCTTGCTGAAATCGAGGTCTATGAGCGTCAGTTTCTTGAGCTTATAGGCCAGCCGCCCTCGCGGGCACGACCGGCTCCAGCACCTGCGCAGCCAGCGGGTGATGCGCCTCGGCTGTTGCTGCTGGGCGCCAACGGCATCGGTACGGGCGCAGGTACCTTTGAAGACCAGATTCTGCGTCAGGCGGGTTGGCACAACTATCTGCGTGATGCCGGTTATGTCCGCCTTGATCTAGAGCAGTTGGTAGCCGATCCGCCTGATGCGATTCTCTGGTCGGCTCCGGCGAGTCCATCACTGGCGAGCCGGTTTGCTGAGCATCCGGCCCTGCAGCAGGTTGTCACCCAGGAGGGATGGCTGAGCACCGACTACTGGCGCTGGCAGTGTCCCGGCCCCTGGACCTGGGAGCTGATCGAACAATTGAAACGGAAGCGAGTGCAATGA
- a CDS encoding TonB-dependent receptor domain-containing protein gives MRKVFPMPKRSTLALAITLAPSIAFAAETSLDEQLKLSTIVVTSSRQPQLQQNTTAATQVFTRADIERLQPSTVVELLDRVPGVQMTQSGGRGSMTSLYIRGTKSSQSLVLIDGVRINGADSGSAALEALSVDQIERIEVLRGARSAIYGADAIGGVVQIFTRRGEGDGLRARVHLGYGTEQTWERSLGLSGGNADTRFNLSLSNDETNGINRTYEATGPDSDRDAYRNTAASFNLNHRFSDRFDAGVSLLDQRGESEFDLSWGGDYPYNDFQLSTASVYANLQVSELWHSRLELGHAENRSWTRFDDHAGSDAFNTYRDSLAWLNTLQLTPAQQLLVGFDGHKERLNGNDSFAETSRWNRAAFVQHRYDHARFSTEVGLRHDDNELYGSENTLSAALTWRLNQDNDLIVSYSEGFRAPTFVDLYYPGYDNPALQPETSKSYELQWRSRLGQSTELQASIYRTDIDNAITLDSTFTPQNIGTARINGFEARLQHELFGWQTALALELVDPVDRDTGKTLARRAKRSLSLDLDRTFGDLSVGGSWQLADSRWDDAANTREIAGYGLVNLRSRWQLNPELALKLKVDNLFDKEYATALYGVGWPSTYHPYRETGRTALLSLTWTPAL, from the coding sequence ATGAGAAAGGTCTTTCCCATGCCGAAACGTTCCACGTTGGCGCTGGCCATTACGCTCGCGCCCAGTATTGCCTTTGCTGCTGAAACCTCGCTTGATGAGCAGCTGAAACTCTCCACCATCGTGGTGACCTCTTCCCGCCAGCCACAGCTGCAGCAGAACACAACTGCCGCTACCCAAGTGTTCACTCGTGCGGACATTGAACGCCTGCAGCCTTCAACCGTTGTTGAGCTGCTTGATCGGGTACCCGGCGTACAGATGACCCAATCCGGCGGTCGCGGCAGTATGACCAGCCTGTACATCCGTGGCACAAAATCATCCCAGAGCCTGGTACTGATTGATGGTGTGCGTATCAACGGCGCCGACAGCGGCAGTGCCGCGCTGGAAGCACTGTCGGTTGATCAGATCGAACGCATCGAAGTGTTGCGAGGGGCCCGTTCCGCCATTTACGGGGCAGATGCCATTGGCGGTGTGGTTCAGATCTTCACCCGTCGTGGGGAAGGAGATGGCCTGCGTGCCCGTGTACATCTGGGCTACGGTACAGAGCAAACCTGGGAGCGCAGCCTCGGGCTGTCAGGTGGCAATGCTGATACGCGTTTCAACCTGAGCCTCAGTAATGACGAGACCAATGGCATTAACCGCACTTATGAAGCCACCGGCCCGGACAGTGACCGTGATGCCTATCGCAATACGGCTGCCAGCTTCAACCTCAACCACCGTTTCAGCGACCGGTTTGACGCCGGCGTCAGTCTGCTGGATCAGCGGGGCGAAAGCGAATTCGATCTGAGCTGGGGCGGTGACTATCCCTATAATGATTTCCAGCTGAGCACCGCGTCCGTTTATGCCAATCTGCAGGTCAGTGAGCTGTGGCACAGCCGTCTGGAATTGGGCCATGCAGAAAACCGCAGCTGGACGCGATTTGACGATCACGCCGGCAGTGATGCCTTCAATACCTATCGTGACAGCCTGGCCTGGCTCAACACCCTGCAGCTGACCCCGGCACAGCAGTTATTGGTTGGTTTCGATGGACATAAGGAGCGTCTAAACGGCAATGACAGCTTCGCTGAAACCAGCCGCTGGAATCGGGCGGCGTTCGTTCAGCACCGCTATGATCATGCACGCTTCAGTACCGAAGTTGGCCTACGGCATGACGATAACGAACTGTACGGCAGTGAAAATACGCTGAGTGCGGCACTGACCTGGCGACTCAATCAAGACAACGATTTGATCGTCTCCTACAGCGAAGGCTTCAGGGCACCCACGTTCGTGGATCTGTACTACCCGGGCTATGACAATCCTGCCCTGCAGCCCGAAACCTCAAAGAGTTATGAGCTGCAGTGGCGCAGCCGACTGGGGCAGAGCACCGAGCTGCAGGCGTCTATCTATCGTACCGATATCGATAATGCGATTACGCTGGATTCGACCTTCACTCCGCAGAATATTGGCACTGCACGTATCAATGGTTTCGAGGCACGCCTGCAGCACGAACTGTTCGGCTGGCAGACCGCATTGGCGCTGGAGCTGGTCGACCCTGTTGATCGGGATACCGGCAAGACTCTGGCCCGGCGTGCCAAGCGCAGCCTGAGCCTGGACCTGGATCGCACGTTCGGAGATCTGTCTGTGGGCGGCAGCTGGCAGCTGGCCGACAGCCGCTGGGATGATGCCGCCAATACGCGTGAAATCGCCGGCTATGGACTGGTGAATCTGCGCAGCCGCTGGCAGCTGAACCCTGAACTGGCGCTCAAGCTGAAAGTTGATAACCTGTTCGATAAAGAGTACGCCACCGCGCTGTACGGTGTGGGCTGGCCCTCAACCTATCACCCCTATCGTGAAACAGGACGCACAGCATTGTTGTCACTGACATGGACACCTGCACTCTGA
- a CDS encoding TonB-dependent receptor family protein translates to MFFRKKLLSSAIASSLMLVPFALQAEQVDSINTLTVTGILPDRLEAVPGSFDIVDERDLERRRPFTVKEALKTVPGINAVDEDSYGLALNIGVRGLNPRRTSRTLLMEDGMPLFLGPYGDPSAHYSTPLDRVERIEVVKGSGQILHGPQTVGGMINFVTRPVPTDGFEGAVTMDAGNQGFRGAHTRLGYGNDTGGIMIDALQKQGDGVRRGHDFDVTEFSIKGQLNLTDRQTLIAKVSRFEEDSAITETGLGQLEYAQDKFQAPTSDHDRFEHQRDSVQLKHIFDINDSATLNTQAYYADAYRSSFRQVNEPGDGSYIIDGTAYSELDRCGTAATAANADACGGRHRPRDYEYWGIESRLDFNHTLFGLDSDAVVGVRYHEEDIRRRQFRDGDPRARDLDWLKSFGTDYLREDIRIDVEAISYFAQNTFHLGDWSFTPGVRIEDLSIKTDVVWAEGDPQDIRQTNRSTDVLPGFGIAWNGIDNTTVFAGVHRGIAPPRPDRDLGEVGDGVVLSKTSPEKSTNWELGLRSDYFDGVSLAGTLFYTDFQEIVIQDSGRFFNAGESEQAGIELAGRIDFGTFYDSAHNVYLTGSYTNLFKAEFSKAVPSENIAAGNRMPYAPRHMASLSLGYENPYGLDTRIGVDYISRQFVDGENTRVESANGQEGMIDGYSLWNASINYTKPGSDITLFGSVYNLTDREYLVSRVDGKVAGRQRQFFAGIRYEF, encoded by the coding sequence ATGTTTTTTCGCAAGAAACTGCTCAGCAGTGCCATCGCCTCTTCGCTGATGCTGGTCCCATTCGCCTTGCAGGCGGAGCAGGTGGACAGCATAAACACACTGACGGTTACCGGCATTTTGCCCGACCGACTGGAAGCGGTTCCCGGTTCATTTGATATTGTGGACGAGCGTGACCTTGAACGTCGTCGGCCGTTTACCGTGAAGGAAGCACTGAAAACCGTCCCCGGTATCAATGCGGTTGATGAAGACAGCTATGGCCTGGCGCTCAACATCGGGGTGCGTGGCCTCAACCCCCGCCGTACTTCCCGCACCCTGTTGATGGAAGATGGCATGCCGCTGTTTCTGGGCCCTTATGGCGACCCATCAGCACACTACTCGACCCCGCTGGACAGAGTTGAGCGCATCGAGGTGGTAAAAGGCTCGGGGCAGATACTGCACGGGCCACAAACCGTGGGTGGCATGATCAACTTCGTGACACGCCCGGTGCCGACCGATGGCTTTGAAGGCGCTGTCACTATGGACGCCGGTAATCAGGGGTTCCGAGGTGCGCATACGCGCCTGGGCTACGGAAATGACACCGGCGGTATCATGATTGATGCACTGCAGAAGCAGGGTGATGGCGTTCGTCGTGGGCATGACTTTGATGTCACCGAATTTTCCATCAAGGGGCAGCTCAACCTGACGGATCGGCAAACGCTGATTGCCAAGGTCAGTCGCTTTGAAGAAGATTCGGCCATTACCGAAACCGGCCTGGGGCAGCTGGAGTACGCTCAGGACAAATTTCAGGCACCCACCTCCGATCATGACCGTTTCGAGCATCAGCGCGACAGTGTGCAGCTGAAGCACATCTTTGATATCAACGACAGTGCCACGCTCAATACCCAAGCCTATTATGCGGATGCCTATCGCTCGTCTTTCCGGCAGGTCAATGAGCCGGGCGATGGCAGCTACATTATTGACGGTACTGCCTATTCAGAGTTGGATCGCTGTGGCACGGCGGCGACCGCTGCCAACGCAGACGCCTGTGGCGGACGTCACCGTCCCCGTGACTATGAATACTGGGGTATTGAATCCCGTTTGGACTTCAATCACACCCTGTTTGGCCTCGACAGTGATGCTGTCGTCGGCGTTCGGTACCACGAAGAGGACATTCGTCGTCGTCAGTTCCGTGATGGTGACCCGCGTGCTCGCGATCTGGACTGGCTCAAGTCCTTTGGCACGGACTATCTGCGTGAAGATATTCGCATCGATGTCGAAGCGATCTCCTACTTCGCCCAAAACACGTTCCACCTCGGTGACTGGTCCTTTACTCCCGGTGTTCGAATCGAGGATCTGAGCATCAAGACCGATGTGGTCTGGGCGGAAGGCGACCCGCAGGACATTCGTCAGACCAACCGTTCAACCGATGTTCTGCCAGGCTTCGGTATCGCCTGGAATGGCATCGACAACACAACCGTTTTTGCCGGTGTACACCGCGGTATTGCCCCTCCGCGCCCTGATCGTGATTTGGGAGAGGTGGGTGATGGTGTGGTGCTGTCCAAAACCAGCCCCGAAAAAAGCACCAACTGGGAACTGGGTTTGCGCAGTGACTACTTCGATGGTGTCTCCCTGGCGGGAACGCTGTTCTATACCGATTTCCAGGAGATCGTAATTCAGGACAGCGGCCGTTTCTTCAATGCCGGTGAGTCGGAGCAGGCAGGTATCGAGTTGGCGGGCCGAATCGATTTCGGCACCTTCTATGACAGTGCTCACAACGTCTATTTAACGGGTTCCTATACCAACCTGTTCAAGGCCGAGTTCAGCAAGGCCGTACCGTCGGAGAATATTGCAGCGGGTAACCGCATGCCGTATGCCCCCCGTCACATGGCCTCACTCAGCCTGGGTTACGAAAACCCATACGGGTTGGATACCCGCATCGGTGTGGACTACATCAGCCGACAGTTTGTGGATGGCGAGAACACGCGTGTCGAAAGTGCCAATGGTCAAGAGGGCATGATTGACGGCTACAGCCTCTGGAACGCTTCCATCAACTACACAAAGCCCGGCAGCGATATCACCCTGTTCGGCAGTGTGTACAACCTGACCGATCGCGAATATCTGGTCAGCCGGGTGGATGGCAAGGTGGCGGGGCGTCAGCGTCAGTTCTTTGCCGGTATTCGCTACGAGTTTTAG
- a CDS encoding DODA-type extradiol aromatic ring-opening family dioxygenase, producing the protein MSSTQPTFFVPHGAGPCFFMDWNPPDAWDRMEAFLRGIRETLPEQPKAILLVSAHWLEPVFSTTSGEQPDLIYDYYNFPPHTYELTYPAPGQPALAQRVVELLQQAELPAATDAGRGFDHGMFIPLKLMFPEAEIPVVQLSLRRDLDAEAHLQAGRALQSLRNEGVLIVGSGMSFHNMRGYRDPRFGPISDEFDVWLAQTVEADPAVRWQALARWDQAPRARECHPERQEEHLLPLMLAAGAAGDDQGRHVFVDRVLETSLSGYRFG; encoded by the coding sequence ATGTCATCCACTCAGCCCACCTTTTTTGTGCCGCACGGGGCAGGCCCCTGTTTTTTCATGGACTGGAATCCGCCCGATGCCTGGGATCGGATGGAAGCGTTTCTGCGTGGCATTCGCGAGACCCTGCCGGAACAGCCCAAGGCGATCCTGCTGGTATCGGCCCACTGGCTTGAGCCCGTGTTCAGCACTACCTCGGGTGAACAGCCGGATCTTATCTATGACTACTACAATTTTCCACCACACACCTACGAGCTGACCTACCCGGCTCCCGGCCAGCCGGCATTGGCACAGCGTGTGGTTGAGCTGCTGCAGCAGGCCGAGCTGCCGGCTGCAACCGATGCCGGCCGGGGCTTCGACCATGGCATGTTCATTCCGCTCAAGCTGATGTTCCCGGAGGCGGAGATCCCGGTGGTACAGCTGTCACTGCGTCGGGATCTGGATGCTGAGGCGCATTTGCAGGCGGGCCGAGCACTGCAATCGCTGCGGAATGAGGGCGTATTGATCGTGGGCAGTGGCATGAGTTTCCACAACATGCGTGGCTATCGCGACCCGCGTTTTGGCCCGATCTCGGATGAGTTTGATGTCTGGCTGGCGCAGACGGTCGAGGCCGACCCTGCTGTGCGCTGGCAGGCGCTGGCGCGCTGGGATCAGGCTCCGAGGGCGCGTGAATGCCATCCGGAGCGGCAAGAGGAGCACTTGCTGCCACTGATGCTGGCGGCGGGTGCTGCCGGTGATGATCAGGGGCGGCACGTGTTTGTAGATCGGGTACTGGAGACAAGCCTGTCCGGGTACCGTTTCGGCTAA
- a CDS encoding cation:proton antiporter has protein sequence MTLNDLFTPALGFATLALASLACQWLAWRLRLPAILFLLLTGILVGPIGGWLSPDLFLDELLFPLVSLSVALILFEGSLTLKFSELRETGTVVRRLVTLGALVTWAVISFATHWLIGLSPALSALFGALVVVTGPTVVVPMLRTLHAKPRIAEVLRWEGILIDPLGALLAVLVFQWLIATGSGENGFLASLMIFFKVTLAGTIIGLLAGWLLALALRRYWIPEYLEVLAAIAAVLVTFSLSNHLAHESGLLAVTLMGIWLANAKGIDIDEILAFKEHLATLLISGLFILLAARLDLQALLALGWPALVLLAVIQFIARPLSVWASTLGSNLSWPERGLIAWIGPRGIVAAAVSALFALKLEQAGYEDAGLISALTFAVIIGTVVFQSATARPVAKALSVTEPEPRGLLLIGANPAALAVCRINVARRSDRALYRFQ, from the coding sequence GTGACCCTGAACGATCTTTTCACCCCTGCATTGGGTTTCGCCACTCTGGCACTGGCAAGTCTGGCCTGCCAGTGGCTGGCCTGGCGACTGCGCCTGCCGGCGATTCTGTTTCTGTTGTTGACCGGCATTCTGGTGGGCCCCATCGGCGGGTGGCTGTCACCGGATCTTTTTCTGGATGAGTTGCTGTTCCCACTGGTGTCACTCAGCGTCGCCCTGATCCTGTTCGAGGGCAGCCTGACACTGAAGTTCAGTGAACTGCGCGAGACCGGCACCGTCGTCCGCCGACTGGTGACACTGGGTGCACTGGTGACCTGGGCCGTGATCAGTTTCGCAACCCACTGGCTGATCGGGCTGTCGCCCGCGCTGTCCGCCCTGTTCGGTGCACTGGTGGTCGTTACCGGCCCGACCGTTGTTGTGCCCATGCTGCGCACCCTGCACGCCAAACCCCGCATTGCCGAAGTGCTGCGCTGGGAAGGTATATTGATTGACCCTCTGGGTGCTCTGCTGGCGGTGTTAGTATTCCAGTGGCTGATTGCCACCGGCAGTGGCGAAAACGGTTTTCTCGCCAGCCTGATGATCTTTTTCAAAGTCACGCTGGCCGGCACCATCATTGGCCTGTTGGCGGGCTGGCTGCTGGCTCTGGCATTGCGGCGTTACTGGATTCCGGAGTATCTGGAAGTGCTGGCCGCCATTGCCGCTGTGCTGGTGACCTTCTCACTGTCCAACCATCTCGCTCATGAGTCCGGTCTGCTGGCCGTGACGCTGATGGGGATCTGGCTGGCCAATGCCAAGGGGATCGATATCGACGAAATTCTGGCCTTCAAGGAACACCTTGCCACCCTGCTGATTTCTGGGCTTTTCATTCTACTGGCTGCCCGGCTGGATCTGCAGGCATTGCTGGCACTGGGCTGGCCGGCATTGGTGCTGTTGGCCGTCATTCAATTCATCGCACGCCCATTATCGGTTTGGGCCAGCACGCTCGGCAGTAATCTGAGCTGGCCGGAGCGAGGATTGATCGCCTGGATCGGCCCACGCGGCATTGTCGCAGCGGCGGTCTCGGCCCTCTTTGCTCTCAAGCTTGAGCAGGCCGGATATGAAGACGCCGGACTGATCAGTGCACTGACCTTTGCCGTCATCATCGGCACTGTAGTGTTTCAGAGCGCCACGGCTCGCCCGGTTGCCAAGGCGCTGAGCGTGACTGAACCGGAGCCGCGCGGCCTGTTGCTTATAGGTGCCAACCCGGCCGCTCTAGCAGTCTGTCGGATTAACGTGGCTCGTCGGAGTGACAGAGCCCTTTATCGCTTTCAATGA
- a CDS encoding IS1182 family transposase, translating to MSRFIPVDRQTDYLLPPSVDEWLPDEHLARFVVDVVEQLDLSALTQQYAGRGHKAHHPAVLLSLLIYGYATGVISSRKIERATYDSIAFRYLAANTHPDHDTLATFRRRFLPELEQLFVQVLLLAREMKLLKFGTIALDGTKVKANASKHKALSYGHAKKLEAQLKTEVNALIQRAEAADNDVATDGMDIPAEIARREARLAAIAEAKLKIEARAQERDAAEQTAYQDKTANRDAQRKAGKKPRGRDPKPPMGGPRDKDQANLTDPQSRIMPITGKGFDQCYNAQAAVDTESMLVTSVHVTQATNDKQQVMPLLNALTALPASLGKVTHLLADTGYFSAENVKVCAQQGIEPLIAMKRDVHHLPLLERFAAEPVAPDSDDPVEQMAYRLKTQAGRARYALRKHTVEPVFGILKHVMGFRQFSLRGLDNVSGEWRLATLAWNIKRMHRLVVS from the coding sequence ATGAGTCGCTTTATTCCAGTAGACCGCCAGACCGACTACCTGCTGCCACCTTCGGTTGATGAGTGGTTGCCTGATGAGCACCTGGCGCGCTTTGTCGTCGATGTGGTCGAACAGCTGGACTTGTCTGCGTTGACACAGCAGTACGCTGGCCGAGGCCACAAGGCGCATCATCCTGCGGTATTGCTGAGCCTGCTGATCTACGGCTACGCCACTGGCGTGATCTCCAGCCGCAAGATCGAACGCGCCACCTACGACTCGATTGCCTTCCGCTACCTGGCCGCGAACACCCACCCCGACCACGATACGCTGGCCACTTTCCGCCGTCGCTTTTTACCTGAGCTGGAACAACTGTTTGTTCAGGTACTGTTGCTGGCACGTGAGATGAAACTGCTCAAGTTCGGCACCATCGCCCTCGATGGCACCAAGGTTAAAGCCAATGCCAGCAAGCACAAGGCGCTGTCCTATGGACATGCCAAGAAGCTGGAGGCTCAGCTCAAGACCGAGGTAAACGCCTTGATTCAACGGGCCGAGGCGGCCGACAACGATGTCGCGACCGATGGTATGGACATTCCGGCCGAAATCGCGCGGCGTGAAGCCCGTTTGGCGGCCATTGCAGAGGCAAAGCTCAAAATCGAAGCCCGTGCGCAAGAACGGGATGCCGCAGAACAAACCGCTTACCAGGATAAAACAGCCAATCGCGATGCGCAGCGAAAGGCAGGCAAAAAGCCGCGTGGGCGTGACCCCAAGCCCCCGATGGGTGGTCCACGCGATAAGGATCAGGCGAACCTCACGGATCCGCAGTCACGCATCATGCCGATCACGGGTAAGGGCTTTGATCAGTGCTATAACGCCCAGGCAGCGGTGGATACTGAGAGCATGTTGGTCACCTCTGTCCACGTCACGCAGGCGACGAATGACAAGCAACAAGTCATGCCGCTACTGAACGCATTGACCGCCTTGCCAGCCTCATTAGGCAAGGTGACCCATCTGCTGGCGGATACCGGTTACTTCAGTGCGGAGAATGTTAAGGTGTGCGCTCAGCAAGGTATTGAGCCTCTTATTGCCATGAAACGAGACGTTCACCACCTGCCGCTCCTTGAGCGCTTTGCAGCCGAGCCGGTGGCACCGGACAGTGATGACCCCGTTGAGCAGATGGCCTATCGTCTGAAAACACAGGCGGGACGGGCCCGTTATGCCCTGCGCAAACATACTGTGGAACCCGTGTTCGGCATCCTCAAACACGTTATGGGGTTCAGGCAGTTCTCACTCAGAGGGCTGGACAACGTCAGTGGTGAGTGGCGTTTGGCGACCTTGGCATGGAATATCAAGCGTATGCATCGCTTAGTAGTGAGCTGA
- a CDS encoding gamma-glutamylcyclotransferase family protein, with translation MEQIRVAVYGTLKQGQGNHHFLSGAEYLGSTRLDGFALYDLGPWPAVKREPGQTQVEVYRVNAATFAALDELEEYCAHAPHTGLYDRIQVDTPHGRAWLYLYNPTVEPGQRLTSGNWVSR, from the coding sequence ATGGAGCAGATTCGGGTCGCCGTATATGGCACTCTCAAACAGGGGCAAGGCAACCACCACTTTCTCAGCGGTGCCGAGTATCTTGGTTCAACACGGCTGGATGGCTTCGCGCTCTATGACCTGGGGCCTTGGCCGGCGGTTAAGCGGGAACCGGGCCAGACGCAGGTCGAGGTGTACCGTGTGAATGCGGCGACTTTTGCCGCTCTGGACGAACTGGAGGAATACTGTGCCCATGCACCGCACACCGGACTGTATGACCGAATTCAGGTGGACACCCCCCATGGCCGTGCTTGGCTCTATCTCTACAACCCGACGGTTGAGCCGGGACAACGGCTGACATCAGGTAACTGGGTCAGCCGCTGA
- a CDS encoding lipocalin family protein, giving the protein MRTFFLGLILLTLTACTSLPDRVEPVSNFELNRYLGTWYEIARLDHSFERDLSQVQAEYSLRDDGGVKVINRGFDAARGEWREAEGKAYFVEDSNTGYLKVSFFGPFYGAYVIMELDHKGYQYSLVSGPDRDYLWILSRTPKMDADTLERLVAIACKAGYQVDELIYVNH; this is encoded by the coding sequence ATGCGCACGTTTTTTCTCGGTCTGATACTGCTGACGCTGACCGCCTGCACCAGCCTGCCCGATCGAGTCGAGCCGGTGAGCAACTTCGAGTTGAACCGTTATCTGGGCACCTGGTATGAGATCGCACGGCTGGATCATTCGTTCGAGCGCGACCTGAGCCAGGTGCAGGCCGAGTACAGTCTGAGAGACGATGGCGGGGTGAAAGTGATCAACCGGGGTTTCGACGCCGCCCGAGGTGAGTGGCGCGAGGCCGAGGGCAAGGCGTATTTCGTTGAGGACAGCAACACCGGCTACCTGAAAGTGTCGTTCTTCGGTCCTTTCTATGGTGCCTATGTGATCATGGAACTGGACCACAAGGGCTATCAGTACTCACTGGTCAGCGGCCCGGATCGAGATTACCTGTGGATATTGTCGCGCACGCCGAAGATGGATGCCGATACGCTGGAGCGGCTGGTTGCCATCGCCTGCAAGGCAGGTTATCAGGTGGATGAGCTGATTTATGTGAACCATTGA